A single window of Nicotiana tomentosiformis chromosome 1, ASM39032v3, whole genome shotgun sequence DNA harbors:
- the LOC138909999 gene encoding alanine--tRNA ligase, chloroplastic/mitochondrial-like — MLADALLNAQGTETAPCLSGKDAFVLYDTYGFPVEITNEVAEERGICIDMNNFDIEMEKQRQLSQAAHDTVKLGVENGANLAEDIPDTEFLGYNTLHSKAVVEGLLVNGITVAQVSKRSEVEFLLNMTPFYAESEGQIGDNGFLYMMEAENEQKAIVEIKDVQKSMGNIFVQKGTITEGMIEVS; from the coding sequence ATGCTGGCAGATGCATTATTAAATGCTCAGGGAACTGAGACTGCACCCTGTCTGTCGGGGAAGGATGCATTCGTATTGTATGACACCTATGGATTTCCAGTGGAGATAACAAACGAAGTTGCTGAAGAACGTGGAATCTGTATAGATATGAATAACTTTGACATAGAAATGGAAAAGCAAAGACAGCTATCTCAGGCTGCACATGATACTGTTAAACTAGGAGTTGAAAATGGTGCAAACCTTGCTGAAGATATTCCTGATACTGAGTTTCTTGGCTACAATACTCTCCATTCCAAGGCAGTGGTTGAGGGTTTGTTAGTAAATGGTATTACTGTAGCACAAGTCTCCAAACGAAGTGAAGTGGAATTTTTGCTGAACATGACTCCATTTTATGCTGAGTCAGAAGGCCAAATTGGAGATAACGGTTTTCTATATATGATGGAGGCTGAAAACGAACAGAAAGCTATTGTAGAGATAAAAGATGTCCAAAAATCTATGGGTAATATATTTGTCCAGAAAGGGACAATTACAGAAGGTATGATAGAGGTCAGCTGA